The following proteins come from a genomic window of Candidatus Zymogenus saltonus:
- the ilvD gene encoding dihydroxy-acid dehydratase, with protein MRSDKMKRGLEKAPHRSLFKAMGYTDSEIARPMVGVVNSHNEIIPGHIHLDTIADAVKAGVRLAGGTPIEFPTIGVCDGIAMNHEGMKYSLASRELIADSIEVMAMAHPFDGMVMVTNCDKIIPGMLMATLRLNIPTIVVSGGPMMAGIYNGVEVDLITVFEGVGRLKTGSMSEDELVGLENSACPGCGSCAGMFTANSMNCLTEAIGLGLPGNGTTPAVNAARVRLAKEAGRSVMKLIEKKILPRDIVNERSLMNAIAVDMALGCSTNTVLHLPAVSREAGIELNLDLFDQISRKTPHLVHLSPGGPHHLQDLYRAGGIQAVLSVLNRAGMIDGDVITANGFTVSHNIDGVEVADKNVIRNVKNPYNKEGGIAILRGNLAPDGAVVKQIAVDKKMMKNTGPARVFDSEDDAAKAILDKKIKKGDVVVVRYEGPKGGPGMREMLTPTSVIAGMGLDRDVALITDGRFSGGTRGAAIGHISPEAAEGGNIALLQEGDIIEIDIPKRKLNVRLTDEELNKRREKWKPPAPKVTTGYLARYAKMVTSASTGAVFKD; from the coding sequence AGATTATTCCCGGCCACATTCATCTTGACACGATAGCAGATGCGGTAAAGGCGGGCGTGAGGCTTGCGGGGGGAACACCGATAGAATTTCCCACAATCGGGGTATGCGACGGCATCGCGATGAACCACGAGGGTATGAAGTATTCACTGGCGAGCAGGGAGCTGATAGCCGACTCCATCGAGGTTATGGCTATGGCCCACCCCTTTGACGGGATGGTCATGGTCACAAACTGCGACAAGATAATCCCTGGGATGCTGATGGCGACGCTGAGGTTGAATATTCCAACAATTGTGGTCAGCGGCGGACCTATGATGGCAGGGATTTACAACGGAGTGGAAGTAGACTTGATAACCGTCTTCGAGGGTGTGGGGAGATTAAAGACGGGATCGATGTCTGAAGACGAGCTTGTCGGTCTCGAGAACAGCGCCTGCCCCGGATGCGGATCGTGCGCCGGCATGTTTACGGCAAACTCCATGAACTGCCTGACCGAGGCAATCGGGCTGGGCCTTCCGGGAAACGGCACGACCCCAGCAGTTAATGCCGCGAGGGTGAGGCTCGCAAAAGAGGCGGGAAGGAGCGTCATGAAGCTCATCGAGAAGAAGATTCTCCCAAGGGACATAGTAAACGAGAGATCGTTGATGAACGCCATAGCGGTTGACATGGCCTTGGGGTGCTCTACAAACACGGTTTTGCACCTCCCCGCGGTATCGAGGGAGGCCGGAATCGAGCTCAATCTCGACCTCTTCGACCAGATAAGCAGAAAGACCCCGCACCTCGTCCACCTGTCACCCGGAGGCCCACACCATCTACAGGACCTGTACAGGGCCGGGGGGATTCAGGCCGTGCTCTCCGTGCTTAATAGGGCCGGGATGATAGATGGCGACGTCATTACGGCAAACGGATTTACCGTTTCCCACAACATAGATGGAGTCGAGGTGGCGGATAAGAACGTGATACGGAATGTAAAAAATCCGTACAACAAGGAGGGGGGGATAGCGATCCTGAGGGGAAACCTGGCCCCGGACGGGGCCGTCGTAAAGCAGATCGCCGTGGATAAAAAGATGATGAAAAACACAGGTCCCGCAAGGGTGTTCGACTCAGAAGATGACGCCGCCAAGGCCATCCTGGACAAAAAGATCAAGAAGGGCGACGTAGTGGTCGTCAGATACGAGGGGCCGAAGGGCGGCCCCGGGATGAGGGAGATGCTCACCCCGACGTCGGTCATCGCCGGGATGGGGCTGGACAGGGACGTCGCCCTGATAACGGACGGCAGGTTTTCCGGCGGAACGAGGGGGGCAGCCATAGGGCACATTTCTCCCGAGGCGGCCGAGGGGGGAAACATAGCGCTCCTTCAGGAAGGCGACATCATAGAGATAGATATCCCAAAGAGGAAGTTGAACGTCAGGCTGACCGACGAGGAGCTGAACAAGAGGCGGGAGAAGTGGAAGCCCCCGGCTCCCAAGGTGACGACCGGCTACCTCGCCCGGTACGCCAAGATGGTTACATCGGCCTCGACCGGGGCGGTGTTCAAGGATTGA